A part of Vigna radiata var. radiata cultivar VC1973A chromosome 11, Vradiata_ver6, whole genome shotgun sequence genomic DNA contains:
- the LOC106777333 gene encoding uncharacterized protein LOC106777333 produces MIEFSKRNVRYTYVHDQKYSSEVVDIHHIISRSSNAKYFFVYTTTLLVLACALYLYAYKEKSISLVYCSFLFDIFLVKSLLGKPIKKESVVIMPAFGVQLETHYVSGKVIRYFVPIDKILKPVLIECVTPVTCYWTLSLIIRGESEMVLVFKNLRPPVKILVHVWKALCAATGSNEETCAHAE; encoded by the exons ATGATCGAATTCTCAAAAAGAAATGTCAGATATACTTATGTCCATGATCAGAAATATTCCTCTGAAGTTGTTGACATACACCATATAATTTCGAGGAGCAGtaatgcaaaatatttttttgtgtataCCACAACACTTCTTGTATTAGCATGTGCCTTGTATCTGTATGCTTATAAG GAAAAATCAATTAGTCTTGTGTATTGCAGCTTTCTTTTTGACATATTTCTTGTGAAGTCATTACTTGGGAAGCCAATTAAGAAAG AATCTGTTGTGATTATGCCGGCTTTTGGAGTACAGCTTGAGACTCATTATGTGAG TGGAAAAGTCATCCGATACTTCGTTCCCATTGACAAGATTCTGAAACCTGTTCTAATAGAATGTGTGACTCCAGTGACTTGTTATTGGACTCTTTCATTGATTATTCGTGGAGAATCAGAAATGGTGTTAGTTTTCAAG AACTTACGTCCTCCAGTGAAAATATTGGTCCATGTCTGGAAGGCTCTGTGTGCTGCAACTGGTAGTAATGAAGAGACTTGTGCTCATGCAGAATGA
- the LOC106777689 gene encoding uncharacterized protein LOC106777689 — MGGLLHFFEFNQGRMAKKVLARKRHHGGLEAPRNSLDLQVQTPQNYCPQGELSCNYQVEEVGRPENNRYSNVGSMKKLINEELSKQSSTRQNAPSLVARLMGIDTMPLDTKYVVPSDKRMSENVGKKSSEKGVSRRGSVSWGSSNFNSSSQMDFESLYEDMDVDDNDDGWNKSFGEPRRRDHPQEEELQKFKKEFEAYQAARFQECSKVAEIDSVPKWLLVQENSNKEKVIHSDLVLQRAAAGKPADLDSHSFKTPPPEYYGSEYRGDMMELVPATQRKTFPPRSRTLSRDFEESLMMKSCNRLDTSASPTRIVILKPGPESISNHEENWTISTGTIQGRNSIEDFLEEVKERLKCELQGKIVKKISVVRGSGIETPYNEKPSNPKLIARHIVKQVRESATRDADTNLLHSESTGSFKSEMQFNGATSPEVISRDTRKFLSDRLRNVVRSEARAGFLEGKSRSLALDSHKDGLKQGGDIMKYASNWEISKEDGEIQTGSFRHELDENIFLHKELSPRNLVRSLSAPVSRSGTSFGKLLLEDRHLLTGAQIRRKLEAVETMSVDVKKRKKDRFNIKERVSSFKYNLALRGRLFGRRVQSTVESRANEYGPMVRDVTSGPTVLMNCGERHENSTEVPPSPASVCSSIHEDFWRRTEYLSPISTPDVSSRDDTAVPQVFRDISSGLNELRRQLNQLESDGPEDFTMKHEASESDLDQLEDPAESYIRDLLVASGLYFGSWDKSLLRVDTFAKPIGNSVYEEVEESRRKWVKEDDDSCIKDHNKNKPGHKVLLDLLNEALSVVLGPPLTLSRFRKKLSNSSMLLPSGKELLNLVWDIIRVSIYPPSDISTYSLDDLVAQHLGSIPWSELINDEINILERDIECLITDDLVEELTKDICSKMK, encoded by the exons ATGGGAGGCTTATTACACTTTTTTGAATTCAATCAGGGGAGGATGGCCAAGAAAGTCCTTGCTCGGAAGAGACATCATGGTG GCCTGGAAGCTCCTCGAAATAGTCTAGATCTGCAAGTACAAACACCTCAGAACTACTGCCCACAAGGAGAATTATCA TGCAATTATCAAGTGGAAGAAGTGGGCAGGCCTGAGAATAATCGTTATTCAAACGTGGGTTCAATGAAAAAACTGATCAATGAGGAGCTATCCAAACAATCAAGCACCAGGCAAAATGCGCCAAGCCTTGTGGCAAGGTTGATGGGGATAGATACGATGCCATTAGACACTAAATATGTTGTCCCATCAGATAAAAGAATGAGTGAAAACGTGGGGAAGAAGTCTTCAGAGAAAGGAGTGAGTCGAAGGGGTTCAGTTAGTTGGGGTTCTTCTAACTTTAATTCTTCGAGCCAGATGGATTTTGAGTCATTATACGAAGACATGGATGTTGATGACAACGATGATGGGTGGAACAAGAGTTTTGGAGAACCAAGGCGGCGGGATCATCCTCAGGAAGAGGAACTACAGAAATTCAAGAAAGAGTTTGAAGCATATCAAGCAGCAAGGTTTCAAGAGTGTTCGAAGGTTGCTGAAATTGATAGTGTTCCTAAATGGTTGCTAGTTCAGGAAAACTCGAACAAGGAAAAGGTGATTCATAGTGATTTAGTTTTACAAAGAGCAGCAGCAGGGAAACCTGCAGATCTTGATAGCCATTCATTCAAAACACCACCACCTGAATATTATGGTTCAGAATATCGTGGTGACATGATGGAGTTAGTCCCAGCTACTCAAAGGAAAACCTTTCCTCCTAGGAGCAGAACATTAAGTAGAGACTTTGAGGAGTCCTTAATGATGAAATCCTGCAACAGATTAGACACGTCTGCTTCTCCCACCAGGATAGTTATCTTGAAGCCTGGTCCTGAGAGCATTAGCAACCATGAAGAGAATTGGACCATTTCAACAGGAACTATACAAGGGAGAAATAGTATAGAAGATTTTCTTGAAGAGGTGAAAGAGCGTTTGAAATGTGAACTGCAAGGGAAAATTGTCAAAAAGATTTCTGTGGTTCGAGGGAGTGGAATTGAAACACCTTACAATGAAAAACCATCCAATCCTAAACTAATAGCTCGACATATAGTAAAGCAAGTCAGAGAAAGTGCGACCAGAGATGCTGACACAAATTTACTCCATTCTGAATCAACAGGGTCGTTCAAGAGTGAAATGCAATTCAATGGAGCAACTTCCCCTGAAGTTATCAGCAGAGATACCCGGAAGTTCTTGTCAGATAGGCTTAGAAATGTTGTGAGAAGTGAAGCACGTGCTGGTTTTCTCGAGGGAAAATCAAGGTCACTTGCATTAGATAGTCATAAAGATGGACTAAAGCAAGGGGGGGATATTATGAAGTACGCAAGTAACTGGGAAATTTCCAAAGAGGACGGAGAAATACAAACAGGTTCTTTCAGACATGAACTggatgaaaatatatttctgcACAAGGAGTTGTCTCCAAGGAATCTTGTAAGATCCTTGTCTGCTCCTGTATCACGATCAGGAACATCATTTGGGAAGCTTCTTCTGGAGGACCGCCACCTTTTAACTGGTGCACAGATTCGGAGGAAGCTTGAAGCTGTTGAAACTATGTCCGTTGATGTCAAGAAACGGAAAAAGGATAGATTTAATATTAAGGAACGAGTCTCCagttttaaatataatcttGCTTTAAGAGGGAGGCTTTTTGGCAGAAGGGTTCAATCAACGGTGGAATCACGTGCCAATGAGTATGGTCCCATGGTGAGAGATGTCACAAGTGGACCAACAGTTCTCATGAACTGCGGTGAGCGGCAT GAGAACTCCACTGAGGTACCTCCGAGTCCTGCATCTGTATGCAGCAGCATTCATGAAGACTTTTGGAGGCGGACTGAATATTTAAGTCCAATATCAACTCCTGATGTCTCTTCAAGGGATGATACTGCTGTGCCACAGGTTTTCAGGGATATCAGCTCTGGTTTGAATG AACTAAGGAGGCAACTCAATCAACTTGAATCTGATGGTCCTGAGGACTTCACTATGAAACATGAGGCCTCGGAGTCTGACTTGGACCAACTAGAGGATCCAGCGGAATCTTACATAAGAGACCTACTTGTTGCTTCTGGACTATACTTTGGTTCATGGGACAAGTCTTTATTAAGAGTGGACACATTTGCAAAGCCTATTGGCAACTCAGTTTatgaagaagtggaagaatCTCGCAGGAAATGGGTCAAGGAAGATGATGACAGCTGCATCAAGGATCACAATAAGAATAAACCAGGCCACAAAGTTTTGCTTGATCTGTTAAATGAAGCACTTTCAGTTGTTCTCGGACCTCCATTGACATTGTCCAGATTCAGAAAAAAACTAAGTAACTCTTCCATGTTGCTACCTTCTGGAAAGGAACTATTGAACTTAGTGTGGGACATTATCCGTGTTTCTATATATCCTCCATCTGACATATCTACTTATTCACTTGATGATTTGGTGGCTCAACACCTAGGATCCATCCCCTGGTCTGAATTAATAAACGATGAGATcaatattttggaaagagatATAGAATGTCTAATAACTGATGATCTGGTTGAAGAACTCACAAAGGATATATGTTCTAAGATGAAGTGA